TCCGCCTTGCACGTCGCAATAGCACCTATTTCAGCGCGACCGCCTTTTCACTCTTGGCCTGACCGTGCCCCTTGAAGAAGCGCGTTGCGGCAAACTCCCCCAGTTTGTGTCCGACCATATTCTCGGTCACATACACAGGGATAAACTTCTTCCCATTGTGTACAGCAAAAGTATGACCAATCATGTCCGGTACGACCGTCGATCGGCGAGACCAAGTCTTGATCAGTTTCTTATCGCGCGCTTGGTTCATCTGCTCAACCTTCTTGAGCAGATGATCATCGACGAATGCACCCTTACTTATCGAGCGCGGCATACCTTCTCCTCTACTTCTTCTTTCCTCGCGAGATAATGAATTTATCCGTGCGCTTGTTCTGCCTGGTTTTGTAGCCCTTGGTCGGTTGCCCCCAAGGCGAGACCGGATGAGGATTGCCCTGGCCGGATTTCCCCTCACCACCGCCGTGGGGATGGTCGACCGGATTCATGACAACACCACGCACATGTGGGCGACGTCCCATCCATCGCTTCCGCCCGGCCTTCCCCACGCTAATATTCTCGTGGTCCAGGTTGCCCACCTGACCGACCGTCGCCATACACGCGCCCAGTACTTTTCGCATTTCCCCAGACTTCAGACGCAGCTGTACATAGATACCGTCGCGCCCCATCACCTGGGCGCTTCCTCCGGCGCTCCGGATCAACTGCCCGCCCTTACCCGGCTTGAGCTCGATATTGTGGACGGTCGTACCGAGAGGCATGTTCATCAGCGGCAGGGCATTCCCCGTACGGATTTCAACTTCAGACCCAGACTCAACAATCTGCCCGATCGATATTCCGTCGGGGGCCAGAACATAGCGTTTTTCTCCATCTCGATAGTGCAGGAGCGCAATGCGCGCCGAGCGATTCGGATCGTATTCAAGCGCAGCTACCTTGGCGGGAATACCAAACTTGTCACGGCGAAAGTCAATCTTCCTGTACAGCCGCTTATGCCCCGCCCCACGAAATCGAACAGTTTGTTCCCCATATCCGTTGCGCCCACCGGTACGCAGGTTGAATGAGGTGAGGCTCTTTTCCGGTCGCTTCTTTGTCAATCCCTCGCCGGTCACCGCACTCATGCCGCGACGCGCAGCCGAAGTTGGTCGATAGTTTTTGAGTCCCATAAATTTACGCTCGATTCGTCGATCCCTACACCGTCTCGTAGAGCTCCAACTTCTCGCCTTTCTTCAGAGTCACAAGGGCCTTTTTCCAGTCCGGCTTCTTCCCGCCGAATCTGCCAAGTCGCTTGAATTTGCCCATGACGTTCATCAGATTCACGCGGTCAACTTTGACCTTGAGCATCTCCTCGACGGCGCGCTTCACTTGAATCCGATTGGCTTTGGCGGCCACCACAAACGCAACCGTGTTCTGACTCTCCCTCAAAGCCGTCACCTTCTCAGTGAGCAGTGGGCGCAGCAGGATTCGACCATTTTCAATGCTCATACCCAAATCTCCTGCAACCGCTCAAGCGCCGGTTGAGCAATCACCAGCGACCGATACTTCAACAGATCGTAGACATTCACCTGCTCCGGCGTCACAACTTTCACACCGGACAGATTTTTCGCCGCACGACGGATGACATCAACGCCTGCGGCCGACGGAATGATCAGCACGGATTGCGTGACGCCCAACTGCAGCAGAAGCTTTTCCAGCGTCCCAGTCTTGCCACCCGCATCCCCAAGATCGGAGACCACCACAAGCTCGCCTGCCGACAACTTGGCCGACAAAGCGGTCTGGATTGCCCGATGATATTTGCCCTTGGGAATGGAAAATCCGTACGAGCGCGGCTTGGGGCCGAAAACCGACCCACCGTGACGCCATATGGGCGACCTCACTGAGCCCGCTCGTGCTCGCCCGGTGTGCTTTTGTTTCCAGGGCTTCTTCCCAGATCCTCTGACTTCACCCCTGCGAAGAGTGGAGGCCGTCCCCTGTCGCTCTCCAGCCCGCTGCATCACAACGGCCTCATGCACGAGCGGACCGTTCGGTGTTCGCGAGAACACTTCGGATGAGAGTTCGGCGGTCGAGACCTTCCGATTTGTGCTATCCACGACATCAACGCTCGGCACGACTTACCCCTTTTTCGACTTTCTCACGACCACAATGCCGTTTTCCGAACCGGGAATCGAACCGCGGACAAACAAGAGGTTCTCGTCGGGCCGCGCCTCCACGACCTTTAACCGCTGGGCAGTGACCCGGTCGCTCCCCAAATGCCCCGGCAGGGCCTTGTTCTTCCAAACTCGAGATGGGAACGAACTGCTGCCGATGGATCCAGGATGCCGGTGAAACATTGATCCGTGCGTTTCCGGTCCTCCCCCATAGTGATGCCGCTTCACGACGCCCTGAAACCCTTTGCCCTTGGATACGCCGATCACATCTACAAACTCACCGGGCTTAAAAACGTCGGCCTTCACGACTTGACCGAGAGACACCTCACCCATCTTCTTGAACTCTCGCAGATGTCGCTGCGGTGCACCCTGAGAGGCCTTGAAATGTCCACGTTCCGCCTTCGACAAGCGGTCAGCCTTGACGTCCCCAAACGACAGCTGCACGGCCTCGTACCCATCGCGATCCGCAGTCTTCACTTGAACGACCCGGCAAGGACCTGCCTCAATCACCGTCACAGGAATGAGAGTATTCCCATCGCCGTAAATCTGCGTCATCCCCAGCTTCCTACCGATCAATCCGTTCGTCACAACCGCTCCAGTCTCTGTTCAGCTGCCATCCTCAGGCTTACAACTTGATTTCGACGTCCACTCCGGCCGCAAGATTCAGCTTCATCAGCGAATCCATCGTTTCCGGGGTAGGCTCCATAATGTCGAGCAAACGTTTGTGGGTCCGCACTTCAAATTGCTCACGAGACTTCTTATCGCAGTGCGTCGCCCGCTGTACCGTGACCCGCTCGATACGCGTCGGCAAGGGAATGGGTCCCACGACCTTGGCACCACTACGCTTGACAGTCTCCACAATCTCAGCCACTGACTGATCGAGCACACGGTAGTCGAACCCCCGCAGCCGAATTCTAATTCGCTGATCTACTCTGACCACGCTATTCCCCTTGCCCGTCAGCCCTTGTTAACTACGCCAGAATTTCGGTGACGACGCCGGAGCCGACCGTTTTGCCGCCCTCGCGAACCGCAAAGCGCAACCCCACGTCCATCGCGATCGGCGAAATCAGCTCCGCCGTCAGACTCACGTTGTCCCCCGGCATCACCATCTCCACCCCCGGATTCAACTGCACCACCCCCGTCACATCCGTCGTCCGGAAATAGAACTGCGGCCGATACCCATTGAAAAACGGCGTGTGCCGCCCACCCTCTTCCTTCGTCAGGACGTACACCTCCGCCTTGAACTTCGTATGCGGCGTGATGCTGCCCCCCTTGGCCAACACCATCCCCCGCTCCACTTCTTCCTTCTTCGTGCCGCGCAGCAACACCCCGATGTTGTCCCCCGCCTGCCCCTCGTCGAGCACCTTGCGGAACATCTCCACCCCCGTCACCACCGTCTTCTGCGTCGGCTTCAACCCCACAATCTCGATCTCATCCCCGACCTTCACCACCCCCCGCTCGCAACGTCCCGTCACCACCGTCCCCCGCCCGCTAATCGTGAACACGTCTTCGATCGGCATCAAGAACGGCTTGTCGATCGCTCGCGTCGGCGTCGGAATATAGCTGTCGATCGCATCCAACAACTTCAAAATCGCCGGCACCCCCAACGGACCCTGATCCCCTTCCATCGCCTTGAGCGCACTGCCCTGCACAATGGGAATCTTGTCCCCTGGAAAGTCGTACTTCGACAACAACTCCCGCACTTCCACTTCCACCAACTCCAACAACTCCGGATCGTCCACCTTGTCCGCCTTGTTCAAAAACACCACAATGTAGGGCACCCCCACCTGCCGCGCCAACAGAATATGCTCCCGCGTCTGCGGCATCGGCCCGTCCGCCGCACTGACCACCAGGATCGCCCCGTCCATCTGCGCCGCCCCCGTGATCATGTTCTTCACATAGTCGGCGTGCCCCGGACAATCCACGTGCGCATAGTGCCGCTTGTCGGTCTCGTATTCCACGTGGCTGATGGCGATGGTCATGATCTTCGTCGCATCCCGCCGCCCCTGGCTCTCGCTCGCCTTTGCCACCTCATCGTAGCTCACGAACTTCGCCATCCCGCGGTCCGCGCAGATCTTCGTCAACGCCGCCGTCAACGTCGTCTTCCCGTGGTCCACGTGCCCAATCGTCCCAATGTTGACGTGCGGCTTCTTCCGCTCAAATTTCGCCTTCGCCATGACTTACTCCCCTCCCAAATTCAATCGTCGACAGCGCTATTCGCCCCGATACTTGGCAATAATAGTTTCCGCGATTTGCTTCGGCACCTGATCGTACCGATCGAATTCCATGCTGTATGTCGCACGCCCTTGCGTACGAGAGCGCAAGTCCGTTGCGTACCCAAACATCTCCATGAGGGGCACAGTGGCCTCAATGGCCTGGGATCCGGCTCGCACTTTCATCCCCTGCACCTTGCCGCGACGCCCATTGAGATTTCCAATGACATCCCCCATGAATTCCTGAGGGACCAGCACTTCGACCTTCATGATCGGCTCGAGCAGGACGGGATCTGCCTTCTTGCATGCATCGGAAAACCCCATGGAGCCGGCGATCTTGAAGGCCATTTCATTCGAGTCGACATCATGATAGGAGCCGTCGATGACCGTCACGCGCACGTCGCGCAACGGGTACCCGGCGACAACCCCGGATTCCATCCGCTCCTTGACTCCCTTTTCAATTGCCGGGATGTACTCCTTTGGAATCGCGCCACCCACAATTTTATTGACGAACTCCAGCCCCTTGCCGGATTCGGCTGGCTCAACCGTCAAGACGACGTGCCCGTACTGGCCACGACCGCCTGTCTGTTTGATGTACTTGGATTCGGCCTCGGCCTTCCTACGAATGGTCTCACGGAATGCCACTTCAGGCTTCCCGACGTTTGCTTCAACCTTAAACTCCCGGAGCAATCGATCCACAATAATTTCGAGGTGCAACTCACCCATCCCGGCAATAATGGTCTGTAGCGTTTCCTCGTCGGTACGAACTCGGAAGGACGGATCCTCCTGGGCCAACTTCTGAAGCGCAAAGCCCATTTTTTCTTGATCCTGCTTGGTCTTGGGCTCAATCGCCATCGCGATAACAGGCTCCGGGAATTTCATGACTTCGAGGAGAATGGGATTCTTGTCGTCACACAGTGTATCCCCGGTGGTAGCGCTCTTGAGACCCACGGCAGCAGCGATATCACCGGCATACACCACCTCGATGTCCTCGCGCTTGTTGGCGTGCATCTTTAATAGACGCCCCACGCGTTCGCGGGTGCTCTTGGTTTGGTTGAGGACCGCAGTGCCTGTCTTGAGCGTGCCGGAATAAACACGGAAATACGTCAACTGCCCCGCGAATGGATCCGACATGATTTTGAATGCCAGCGCAGAAAAGGGCTCATCATCGCTCGTCGACCGAGTCAACTCCTTGCCGGAGTCCGGATCGACACCTACCACCGGCGGAATGTCCAATGGGCTCGGGAGGTACTCCACGACGGAGTCCAACAGTTGCTGCACGCCCTTATTTTTGAACGCCGAGCCACAGATGACCGGTACAATTTTCAGCGCGACCGTTCCGGCACGAATAGCTCTCCGGACTTCCGCCTCGGTCAACGACTGACCATTGAGGTATTTCTCCATCACCTGATCGTCATGCTCCGCGACGGCATCCAACATCTTCTCGCGATACTGCTGCGCTTGCTCCTTCAAATTGTCAGGAATGTCACGGATTTCGTATTTCGCACCGAGCGTCTCATCATCGTAAAAGAACCCCTTCATGGCGACAAGATCGACGGCCCCCCGGAACTCCCCCTCGCGCCCGATTGGGATCTGGATCGGCACGGGATTAGCGCCGAGTCGATCGATTACCGACTGCACACTGGAGTAGAAATCCGCCCCCACCCGGTCCATCTTATTCATGAAGGCGATGCGGGGAACGCGATACTTATCGGCCTGCCGCCACACCGTTTCGGATTGCGGCTCGACCCCTTGCACCGAATCAAAGACCGCCACGGCCCCGTCCAAGACACGGAGCGACCTCTCGACCTCGATCGTGAAATCGACGTGTCCGGGTGTATCAATGATGTTGATCCGATAGTCTTTCCAGAAGCAGGTAGTCGCCGCGGAGGTAATGGTGATACCTCGCTCGCGCTCCTGCTCCATCCAGTCCATTGTCGCGGCACCCTCGTGCACTTCACCCATTTTGTGCGACACACCGGTATAGTACAAAACACGTTCGGTCGTGGTGGTCTTACCGGCATCGATATGGGCCATGATGCCGATATTGCGGGTGCGTTCAAGAGGCGTTTGTCTGGCCACGGAAGACAACTCCTACAACACGGTGTTTGTGGAAAACTCGATCGCAAAGATCAGCACCCTCGCTGCGGCAGACGCCGCCAGGGGCACCGGCTTCCGACTGAAGGTTTTACCAGCGATAGTGCGCGAAGGCCTTATTGGCCTCCGCCATGCGGTGGACGTCCTCGCGCTTTTTAACGGCAGCGCCAGTATTATTTGAGGCGTCCATCAGTTCTGCGGCGAGCTTTTCGACCATGCTTTTGCCCGAGCGCGATCTGGCAAACTCCGCTATCCAGCGAAGCGCAAGAGACAACCGACGGGTTGGACGAATCTCAACCGGAACCTGGTATGAGGCACCACCCACACGCCTCGACTTCACTTCGACCACCGGCTTCACATTATCCACAGCGGCACGAAACACCTTCATCGGATCGCCGCTCGTCTTTCTTTCAATCACGTCGAAGGCACCGTAGGCAATCCGCTCAGCGGTGCTCTTTTTGCCCTTCGACATCAGGGTACTGATGAACTTCCCGACCAGACGGTCTCCGTACTTCGTATCGGGCAACGTATCCCGCTGTACTATTCCACCACCACGAGGCATTTCGCTTCTCTCTCGTCGATCAAATCGGTTAACAAACTGGCGAATCCGCCTCGCTACTTGGGACGCTTCGCTCCGTACTTACTTCGGCCCTGCTTGCGACCCGCCACGCCGACCGCGTCCAATGTCCCGCGGACGATATGGTAGCGAACACCTGGTAGGTCCTTCACTCGGCCGCCACGAACCAGCACAATGGAGTGTTCCTGCAGATTGTGTCCGACGCCGGGAATGTAAGAGGTGACTTCAATCCCGTTCGTCAGGCGCACACGAGCCACTTTGCGCAGTGCTGAGTTTGGCTTTTTGGGTGTTGTCGTGTACACCCGCAAGCAAACTCCACGCTTCTGGGGACAGCGCTTCAGGGCGGGACTTTTTGTCTTGCTCTGAATGAGCACGCGCCCCCTACGAACAAGCTGATTAATTGTCGGCATACGTCAGTGCTCGATTCTTCACGCGAAAAACGGTTAGCTACGCGGCCTTCAGCGCCGAAGCTCGCGGATTATAATGATGCAGACTCCAGGTGTCAAGCTCTCAACGTGACGGCACTCGTGCAACGCCAGCCTTGACCTCACTCAAACCGCTGATCCCCCTTCGGGTACAAGCGCAACAGGCGCTTCAGTGGCTGGCGAAAGCTCCTCCTCCTTCTTCGGGGCAATGACAAACGTGTCCCGATACTCCAAGAATCCGGTTCCCGCCGGGATCAAACGTCCCACGATAACATTTTCCTTCAGGCCCCAGAGTCGATCGTCTTTGCCATTGATGGCGGCCTCCGTGAGAACTCGCGTCGTTTCCTGGAACGAAGCAGCCGACACAAAGCTCTCGGTGGTCAACGCCGCCTTGGTGATACCCAATAAGACCGGCTTTCCCAGCGCGGGCCTGCCGTCTTTTTGGAGCACCTTTTCGTTTTCACTCTCAAAGGCGACCTTGCTGACCTGACTACCGGGTAAGAATTCCGTATCTCCCGGATCTTCGATCCGAACTTTCCGCAGCATCTGGCGCACGATAATTTCGATGTGCTTGTCGTTGATCGACACACCCTGCAACCGGTACACGTCTTGGACTTCGTCGACCAGATACTTCTGCAACTCCTTGGGGCCCAACACATCGAGGATGTCATGTGGGTTCGCGGAACCATCCATAAGCGGCTCACCGGCACGGACCCAATCCCCCTCGTGCACATTCACGTGCTTTCCCTTTGGAATGAAGTACTCCTTGATGTCGCCTAACTTGTTGTCGACGATGACCTTCCGCATGCCCTTGACGAATCCGCCGAAGGACACTTCGCCATCGATTTCACTGATGACCGCATGTTCCTTCGGTTTGCGCGCTTCGAACAGCTCGGCCACGCGCGGCAGACCACCGGTAATGTCCTTGGTTTTTGTCGTCTCGCGCGGGATCTTTGCCAGGACGTCCCCGGGCTGCACCGTCGCCCCCTTTTCCACCAAAATATGGGCGCCGACCGGCAGCAGATATCGAGCCACCCCAGTAGCCCCCGAAACCTTTGCTGTCTTACCGTGATCGTCTTTAATGGACAACCGAGGCCGCAAGTTACCGCCCGTGTGCTCAATCACGACTTTCCGCGAGAGGCCGGTGACTTCGTCGACCTCCTCCTTCATCGACACGCCTTCCAGCACATCTCCGTAGGCTACCCGCCCTCCGACCTCCGTCAGAATGAGCAATGAATAGGGATCCCATTCCACGAGACGTTGCCCCACTTGGACCGGCGCTCCATCCTTGATCTTGATGCGGGCCCCATACACCACCGGGTACTTCTCGCGCTCGCGTCCAGTTTCGTCAAGAATCGCAATCTTCGCGTTGCGACTCATCACCACCCACTCGCCTTCCTTGTTCTTGACCGCGACATTGTGGTTGTGGACGTCGGCGCCCTTCTTTGCGTCAAAACTCAAGTACTTGATGTGGCCGGCATGCTTGGCCTCCAACACGGTCTGCTCGACAACCTTGCTGGCTGTACCTCCGATGTGGAAGGTTCGCATCGTGAGCTGAGTGCCGGGTTCACCGATCGATTGCGCCGCAATCACTCCCACCGGCTCACCGCGCTCCACCAATCGACCACGCGCCAGATCTCTTCCATAGCATCGGCGGCAGACGCCTCGCGGAGTCTGGCAGGTCAACACCGACCGGATCTTCACGCGATCAAGGCCGGCTTCGACGACCGCCTTGGCATTCTCTTCATCGATTTCTTCGTTCAGACTGATGATGACCTCGCCGGTCACCGGGTCGCGAATGTCCTCGCCCGCCAAACGGCCGAGAATGCGCTCCTCCAGGGGCTCGATCACTTCACCCCCTTCGACGAGAGCCGTCACCACAATGCCGTCGCCGGTTCCGCAATCGTCTTCGCAGACGATGACGTCCTGCGCCACATCGACAAGGCGGCGTGTCAAGTATCCGGAATTCGCCGTCTTAAGCGCGGTATCCGCCAAGCCCTTGCGCGCGCCGTGGGTCGAAATAAAATACTGCAACACGGTCAATCCCTCGCGGAAATTAGCCGTGATCGGGGTCTCGATGATTTCGCCGGACGGCTTGGCCATCAATCCTCGCATGCCACCAAGCTGGCGGATCTGCTGTGCACTACCCCGCGCCCCAGAGTCCGCCATCATGAATATCGGGTTGAACGACTCGGCCTTCTTCGGATCTCCGCCAGCTCCCAACTCTTTCATCATCTCGCCCGCGACCTGTTCCGTGACGTGCGCCCAGATATCGATCACCTTGTTGTAGCGTTCCCCGTTGGTGATCAAGCCGTCGCTGTACTGCCGCTCAATTTCGTTGACCTCCTGCTGCGCCTTCCCGATCAACTCCTGCTTTCGTGTCGGAATATGCATATTGTCGATGCAGATCGAAATGCCCGCCTTCGTGGCATATTGGAATCCCGTTGCCTTGATACGATCGAGAAACACGACCGTGTCCCGATGACCGGTTTGCCGATAGACCGAGTCGATCAGGCGGGTCATTTCTTTTTTCGTCATGAGCTGATTGGCATAACTGAACGGCAACGAGGCAGGAAGGATCTCGCTCAGAATTACTCGGCCGACGGTCGTTTGCGTCACGGTGCCGTTAATGCGCACCTTGATTCGTGCATGCTCGTCCACTTCACGGGCGTCGTAAGCAATTCGCACCTCTTCGCGCGACCCGAAAACTTTGCCTTCGCCCCGAGCACCTGCGCGTTCCTTCGTCAACCAATAGCAGCCCAAGACCATGTCCTGAGAAGGTACGGCAATCGGTTTGCCACTTGCCGGCGAGAGAATATTGTTGATCGACATCATCAACACGCGCGCTTCAATCTGCGCCTCGACCGACAGCGGCACGTGAACCGCCATTTGGTCGCCGTCGAAGTCTGCGTTGAATGCGGCACAGACCAGGGGATGCAACCGAATGGCTTTGCCCTCGACCAGCACTGGATCGAAGGCCTGGATGCCGAGACGATGCAAGGTCGGCGCGCGATTCAGCAGCACGGGATGCTCGCGAATTACTTCGTCGAGAACATCCCATACCTCCGGACGCTCCTTTTCGACCAGACGCTTCGCACTCTTGATGGTGGTGGCGGCGCCGCGCTCCTCCAGCTTGTGAAAGATAAACGGCTTGAACAATTCAAGCGCCATTTTTTTGGGCAATCCGCACTGGTTGAGCCGGAGTTCCGGGCCCACGACAATCACGGTCCGGCCAGAATAATCGACCCGCTTACCGAGCAAGTTCTGTCGGAATCGCCCCTGTTTGCCCTTCAACATATCGCTCAATGACTTGAGCGGGCGCTTGTTGGGACCGCGGATGGCGCGACCGCGTCGCCCATTGTCAAACAGCGCGTCAACAGCCTCTTGCAACATACGCATTTCGTTGCGAATGATCACGCCCGGAGCCTTGAGCTCGATCAACCGCTTCAGACGGTTATTGCGGTTGATGACCCGACGATACAAGTCGTTGAGATCCGACGTGGCGAATCGACCACCGTCGAGGGGGACCAACGGACGCAATTCCGGCGGCAACACGGGGATGACGTCCATAATCATCCACTCGGGCTTGTTTCCGGACCGACGAAACGCCTCCAATACTTTAAGACGCTTCGCGTATTTCTTTTTAACTGCTGCCGAGGCGGTTGTTCTGGCCTTGGCATGCATATCGTCCCACAGGGTATTGATATCTACCCGCTTAAGAAGCTCGCGAATGGCTTCGGCACCGATGCCAACCTTGAAAGCATTGGCCCCATGCTCATCGTGCAGAGTGCGCAGGCGATCCTCACTGACCAATTCCTTTTCGCTCAAGGAGGTCATGCCCGGATCCACCACAACATAACTTTCAAAATAGAGAATCTTTTCGAGCGACTTGAGGCTCATGTCGAGAAGCGTCCCGATGCGGCTGGGCACCCCCTTGAGGAACCAGATGTGCGCCACTGGCGCTGCCAGTTCGATATGCCCCATGCGCTCGCGCCGAACCTTCGATTGAATGACTTCGACGCCGCACTTGTCGCACACGATGCCTCGATGCTTCATCCGCTTGTACTTACCGCAATTGCATTCCCAATCCTTCGTCGGACCGAAAATTTTGGCGCAGAATAGGCCGTCCTTCTCCG
Above is a genomic segment from Nitrospira sp. containing:
- the rplC gene encoding 50S ribosomal protein L3, with translation MTQIYGDGNTLIPVTVIEAGPCRVVQVKTADRDGYEAVQLSFGDVKADRLSKAERGHFKASQGAPQRHLREFKKMGEVSLGQVVKADVFKPGEFVDVIGVSKGKGFQGVVKRHHYGGGPETHGSMFHRHPGSIGSSSFPSRVWKNKALPGHLGSDRVTAQRLKVVEARPDENLLFVRGSIPGSENGIVVVRKSKKG
- the rpsG gene encoding 30S ribosomal protein S7; the encoded protein is MPRGGGIVQRDTLPDTKYGDRLVGKFISTLMSKGKKSTAERIAYGAFDVIERKTSGDPMKVFRAAVDNVKPVVEVKSRRVGGASYQVPVEIRPTRRLSLALRWIAEFARSRSGKSMVEKLAAELMDASNNTGAAVKKREDVHRMAEANKAFAHYRW
- the tuf1 gene encoding elongation factor Tu codes for the protein MAKAKFERKKPHVNIGTIGHVDHGKTTLTAALTKICADRGMAKFVSYDEVAKASESQGRRDATKIMTIAISHVEYETDKRHYAHVDCPGHADYVKNMITGAAQMDGAILVVSAADGPMPQTREHILLARQVGVPYIVVFLNKADKVDDPELLELVEVEVRELLSKYDFPGDKIPIVQGSALKAMEGDQGPLGVPAILKLLDAIDSYIPTPTRAIDKPFLMPIEDVFTISGRGTVVTGRCERGVVKVGDEIEIVGLKPTQKTVVTGVEMFRKVLDEGQAGDNIGVLLRGTKKEEVERGMVLAKGGSITPHTKFKAEVYVLTKEEGGRHTPFFNGYRPQFYFRTTDVTGVVQLNPGVEMVMPGDNVSLTAELISPIAMDVGLRFAVREGGKTVGSGVVTEILA
- a CDS encoding 50S ribosomal protein L4 → MPSVDVVDSTNRKVSTAELSSEVFSRTPNGPLVHEAVVMQRAGERQGTASTLRRGEVRGSGKKPWKQKHTGRARAGSVRSPIWRHGGSVFGPKPRSYGFSIPKGKYHRAIQTALSAKLSAGELVVVSDLGDAGGKTGTLEKLLLQLGVTQSVLIIPSAAGVDVIRRAAKNLSGVKVVTPEQVNVYDLLKYRSLVIAQPALERLQEIWV
- the rpsS gene encoding 30S ribosomal protein S19 → MPRSISKGAFVDDHLLKKVEQMNQARDKKLIKTWSRRSTVVPDMIGHTFAVHNGKKFIPVYVTENMVGHKLGEFAATRFFKGHGQAKSEKAVALK
- the rpoC gene encoding DNA-directed RNA polymerase subunit beta', coding for MEGVYTLFEKPRDSVSFDSIRIRVASPEKIRSWSYGEVKKPETINYRSFKPEKDGLFCAKIFGPTKDWECNCGKYKRMKHRGIVCDKCGVEVIQSKVRRERMGHIELAAPVAHIWFLKGVPSRIGTLLDMSLKSLEKILYFESYVVVDPGMTSLSEKELVSEDRLRTLHDEHGANAFKVGIGAEAIRELLKRVDINTLWDDMHAKARTTASAAVKKKYAKRLKVLEAFRRSGNKPEWMIMDVIPVLPPELRPLVPLDGGRFATSDLNDLYRRVINRNNRLKRLIELKAPGVIIRNEMRMLQEAVDALFDNGRRGRAIRGPNKRPLKSLSDMLKGKQGRFRQNLLGKRVDYSGRTVIVVGPELRLNQCGLPKKMALELFKPFIFHKLEERGAATTIKSAKRLVEKERPEVWDVLDEVIREHPVLLNRAPTLHRLGIQAFDPVLVEGKAIRLHPLVCAAFNADFDGDQMAVHVPLSVEAQIEARVLMMSINNILSPASGKPIAVPSQDMVLGCYWLTKERAGARGEGKVFGSREEVRIAYDAREVDEHARIKVRINGTVTQTTVGRVILSEILPASLPFSYANQLMTKKEMTRLIDSVYRQTGHRDTVVFLDRIKATGFQYATKAGISICIDNMHIPTRKQELIGKAQQEVNEIERQYSDGLITNGERYNKVIDIWAHVTEQVAGEMMKELGAGGDPKKAESFNPIFMMADSGARGSAQQIRQLGGMRGLMAKPSGEIIETPITANFREGLTVLQYFISTHGARKGLADTALKTANSGYLTRRLVDVAQDVIVCEDDCGTGDGIVVTALVEGGEVIEPLEERILGRLAGEDIRDPVTGEVIISLNEEIDEENAKAVVEAGLDRVKIRSVLTCQTPRGVCRRCYGRDLARGRLVERGEPVGVIAAQSIGEPGTQLTMRTFHIGGTASKVVEQTVLEAKHAGHIKYLSFDAKKGADVHNHNVAVKNKEGEWVVMSRNAKIAILDETGREREKYPVVYGARIKIKDGAPVQVGQRLVEWDPYSLLILTEVGGRVAYGDVLEGVSMKEEVDEVTGLSRKVVIEHTGGNLRPRLSIKDDHGKTAKVSGATGVARYLLPVGAHILVEKGATVQPGDVLAKIPRETTKTKDITGGLPRVAELFEARKPKEHAVISEIDGEVSFGGFVKGMRKVIVDNKLGDIKEYFIPKGKHVNVHEGDWVRAGEPLMDGSANPHDILDVLGPKELQKYLVDEVQDVYRLQGVSINDKHIEIIVRQMLRKVRIEDPGDTEFLPGSQVSKVAFESENEKVLQKDGRPALGKPVLLGITKAALTTESFVSAASFQETTRVLTEAAINGKDDRLWGLKENVIVGRLIPAGTGFLEYRDTFVIAPKKEEELSPATEAPVALVPEGGSAV
- the rpsJ gene encoding 30S ribosomal protein S10 — its product is MVRVDQRIRIRLRGFDYRVLDQSVAEIVETVKRSGAKVVGPIPLPTRIERVTVQRATHCDKKSREQFEVRTHKRLLDIMEPTPETMDSLMKLNLAAGVDVEIKL
- the rplW gene encoding 50S ribosomal protein L23; translated protein: MSIENGRILLRPLLTEKVTALRESQNTVAFVVAAKANRIQVKRAVEEMLKVKVDRVNLMNVMGKFKRLGRFGGKKPDWKKALVTLKKGEKLELYETV
- the rplB gene encoding 50S ribosomal protein L2, with product MGLKNYRPTSAARRGMSAVTGEGLTKKRPEKSLTSFNLRTGGRNGYGEQTVRFRGAGHKRLYRKIDFRRDKFGIPAKVAALEYDPNRSARIALLHYRDGEKRYVLAPDGISIGQIVESGSEVEIRTGNALPLMNMPLGTTVHNIELKPGKGGQLIRSAGGSAQVMGRDGIYVQLRLKSGEMRKVLGACMATVGQVGNLDHENISVGKAGRKRWMGRRPHVRGVVMNPVDHPHGGGEGKSGQGNPHPVSPWGQPTKGYKTRQNKRTDKFIISRGKKK
- the fusA2 gene encoding elongation factor G 2 — protein: MARQTPLERTRNIGIMAHIDAGKTTTTERVLYYTGVSHKMGEVHEGAATMDWMEQERERGITITSAATTCFWKDYRINIIDTPGHVDFTIEVERSLRVLDGAVAVFDSVQGVEPQSETVWRQADKYRVPRIAFMNKMDRVGADFYSSVQSVIDRLGANPVPIQIPIGREGEFRGAVDLVAMKGFFYDDETLGAKYEIRDIPDNLKEQAQQYREKMLDAVAEHDDQVMEKYLNGQSLTEAEVRRAIRAGTVALKIVPVICGSAFKNKGVQQLLDSVVEYLPSPLDIPPVVGVDPDSGKELTRSTSDDEPFSALAFKIMSDPFAGQLTYFRVYSGTLKTGTAVLNQTKSTRERVGRLLKMHANKREDIEVVYAGDIAAAVGLKSATTGDTLCDDKNPILLEVMKFPEPVIAMAIEPKTKQDQEKMGFALQKLAQEDPSFRVRTDEETLQTIIAGMGELHLEIIVDRLLREFKVEANVGKPEVAFRETIRRKAEAESKYIKQTGGRGQYGHVVLTVEPAESGKGLEFVNKIVGGAIPKEYIPAIEKGVKERMESGVVAGYPLRDVRVTVIDGSYHDVDSNEMAFKIAGSMGFSDACKKADPVLLEPIMKVEVLVPQEFMGDVIGNLNGRRGKVQGMKVRAGSQAIEATVPLMEMFGYATDLRSRTQGRATYSMEFDRYDQVPKQIAETIIAKYRGE